CCCTCGTTGAACTTGGACAAGTTGATCTCGTTGGAGGAGCGTGCCGACCACAGCCGCAGCGTGTTGGTGGCGATGGTGTCGTAACCGGGAATGATCTGGTCATGGGCGACGGCAAACACGTCCTGCGTCTGCATCCAGCGCGTGCGTGAGCCTTCCATTTGCAAGTGGCCACCGAAGCGCACCAGATACTGCACTTCAAAACGCTCGAATTCCCATGGATAACCGTTGGCCAGCCAGTAGTCCGGCGATTCCACCTGGTTGCCGTCGATGATGCGCTGTTTGAACATACCGTAGTCGTAGCGGATGCCATAGCCATAGCCGGGCAAGCCCAGGGTGGCCATGGAATCCAGAAAACATGCCGCCAGCCGTCCCAGACCGCCATTGCCCAAGGCGGCATCGGGTTCGAGTTCAACCAGTTCGTTGTAATCCATGCCCAGTTCATCCAGCGCGCCGCGCACTTCGTCATACAGCCCGAGTGCCAGCAGGGCGTTGGTGAGCGCACGGCCGATCAGGAATTCCATGGAGAGGTAATACACGCGCTTCACGTCTTGCGAATACTGGGCGCGGGTGGTGCGCATCCAGCGTTCAATTAACCGGTCGCGCACCGCCAGAAATGAAGCGTTAAGCCAGTCTCTAGATTGCGCCGAAATCGGATCTTTACCGATGGCGAACACCAGTTTGTTGGCAATGGAGCGTTTGAGCGACGCTACGTCGGTGTTGGGGGAGTCGTGGACGAACGAAACCGTCATCGTGAATCTCCAGTCAGGCCGTCAGGCCAGTAGCTGTTCATAAAGATTGAAGTACGAGCGGGCCGAGTTTTCCCAGCCAAAATCTTGTGTCATGGCTACTTTGCGCACGGCTTTCCAGTCTTTGGGACGAGCCCAGAGTGCCAATGCGCGCCGCATGGCCTGACGCAAGCCATCTGCACTGAATTCTTCAAACACAAAGCCGGTGGATTTTTCATCCGCCATATCTTCCAGCGTAGTGTCCACAACCGTATCCGCCAGCCCGCCGACGCGACGTACCAACGGCAATGCACCATATTTGAGTCCATACAACTGGGTGAGCCCGCAAGGTTCAAAACGGCTTGGCACCAAAACCACATCTGCCGCCGCCATCAAACGGTGCGATTGCGCCTCGTCATACCCGATCTGCACCGTAACCTGCCCAGGCTCATGCAGCGCTGCCGTGTTAAAGGCGTGTTCCAGATGCTGGTCACCGCTTCCCAGCAAGGCAAACTGCGCCCCGGCGGCTACCAGTTCCGGAAGCAATTCCAGTACCAGGTGCAGGCCTTTTTGCTCGGTGAGGCGACTGACCACCACAAACAAAGGCGCGTCGGCATCGGATTGCAAAGAGGTTTGCTCTTGCAGCGCCAGTTTGTTGCGGGTTTTTTGTTGCGGTTTGTCCGCTGAATAGGTTGCCGGGATTAAGGCATCGGTCAGCGGGTCCCACACCGCGCTATCCACACCATTGAGAATGCCGGTTAACGCATCGCGCCGGTCGCGCAACAGGCCATCCAGCCCGCAGCCTTGT
This genomic interval from Silvimonas soli contains the following:
- the glgA gene encoding glycogen synthase GlgA; the encoded protein is MQVLHVCSELFPLLKTGGLADVTGALPPALKELGVDTRVLLPGFPAIRAGFVEEGEVGTLDTFAGRVRVLFGRVAESDLEIYVIDAPGLYDRSGNPYLDPHLEPYNDNHLRFALLAWIGAELASGLDPFWRPQVVHGHDWHTGLLPAYLAARGRPAKSVFTVHNLAYQGVFPAWVFDGLRLPGSFFNMNGLEFHGQISFLKAGLYFADHITTVSPTYAREITTAEQGCGLDGLLRDRRDALTGILNGVDSAVWDPLTDALIPATYSADKPQQKTRNKLALQEQTSLQSDADAPLFVVVSRLTEQKGLHLVLELLPELVAAGAQFALLGSGDQHLEHAFNTAALHEPGQVTVQIGYDEAQSHRLMAAADVVLVPSRFEPCGLTQLYGLKYGALPLVRRVGGLADTVVDTTLEDMADEKSTGFVFEEFSADGLRQAMRRALALWARPKDWKAVRKVAMTQDFGWENSARSYFNLYEQLLA